One genomic region from Pseudomonas sp. R5-89-07 encodes:
- the crcB gene encoding fluoride efflux transporter CrcB, with the protein MLKTILAVSIAGIAGTLLRFATSTWVSAHWPRHFYAATLAVNLVGCLIIGLLYGWFLLRPEVPIEIRAGLIVGFVGGLTTFSSFSLDTLRLLESGQALTAFGYLGISVFGGLLATWAGLSLTKL; encoded by the coding sequence GTGCTCAAGACGATTCTTGCCGTGTCCATCGCCGGCATCGCTGGTACATTATTGCGTTTCGCCACCAGTACCTGGGTCAGCGCCCATTGGCCAAGGCATTTCTATGCGGCGACCTTGGCGGTCAACCTGGTGGGTTGTTTGATTATCGGGCTGTTGTACGGCTGGTTCCTGTTGCGCCCGGAAGTGCCGATTGAAATACGTGCCGGCTTGATTGTCGGCTTTGTAGGCGGTCTGACGACCTTTTCATCCTTTTCACTGGATACGCTGCGCCTGCTGGAAAGCGGGCAGGCCCTGACTGCCTTCGGGTACCTGGGCATCAGCGTGTTCGGCGGGCTGCTCGCCACCTGGGCCGGCCTGTCCCTGACCAAACTTTGA
- a CDS encoding replication-associated recombination protein A: MDLFRSDPIAQPLAARLRSTNLDEYVGQEHLLARGKPLREALEQGALHSMIFWGPPGVGKTTLARLLAKVSDAHFETVSAVLAGVKEIRQAVEVAKQQAGQYGKRTILFVDEVHRFNKSQQDAFLPYVEDGTLIFIGATTENPSFELNNALLSRARVYVLKSLDEAAMQKLLQRALSEDKGLGKRQLSVSEEGFKILLTAADGDGRRFLNLLENASDLAEDGGEIGVDLLQSLLGDTRRRFDKGGEAFYDQISALHKSVRGSNPDGALYWFARMIDGGCDPLYLARRVVRMASEDIGNADPRALSLCLAAWDVQERLGSPEGELAVAQAITYLACAPKSNAVYMGFKSALRAAAEHGSLEVPIHLRNAPTKLMKQLGYGDEYRYAHDEPDAYAAGEDYFPDELEPLALYQPVPRGLELKIGEKLNHLAQLDRLSPRQRRK, encoded by the coding sequence ATGGACCTGTTTCGAAGTGACCCGATTGCCCAGCCACTGGCCGCGCGCCTGCGCTCGACCAACCTGGATGAGTACGTCGGTCAGGAACACCTGCTCGCTCGCGGCAAGCCCTTGCGCGAAGCCCTGGAGCAGGGTGCGCTGCACTCGATGATTTTCTGGGGGCCGCCAGGGGTGGGTAAAACCACGCTGGCGCGGCTGCTGGCAAAGGTCTCGGATGCGCACTTCGAAACGGTGTCGGCGGTACTGGCCGGGGTCAAGGAGATCCGTCAGGCGGTGGAAGTCGCCAAGCAGCAGGCCGGGCAATACGGCAAGCGCACCATCCTGTTCGTCGACGAAGTGCATCGTTTCAACAAGTCGCAGCAGGACGCGTTCCTGCCGTATGTCGAAGACGGTACGTTGATCTTTATCGGCGCCACCACCGAAAACCCTTCGTTCGAATTGAATAACGCGCTGCTCTCGCGGGCTCGCGTGTACGTGCTCAAGAGCCTCGACGAAGCCGCCATGCAGAAGCTGCTGCAGCGTGCGTTGAGCGAAGACAAGGGGCTTGGCAAGCGCCAGCTGAGCGTGAGCGAGGAGGGCTTCAAGATCCTGCTTACCGCTGCCGATGGCGACGGACGGCGGTTTCTCAACCTGCTGGAGAACGCCTCGGACCTGGCTGAGGATGGCGGCGAGATTGGCGTCGACCTCCTGCAAAGCCTGCTGGGGGATACGCGCCGGCGTTTCGACAAAGGCGGCGAGGCGTTCTATGACCAGATATCGGCGCTGCACAAATCCGTCCGTGGCTCCAACCCGGACGGCGCGCTGTACTGGTTTGCGCGGATGATCGACGGCGGTTGCGACCCGTTGTACCTGGCGCGTCGGGTGGTGCGCATGGCCAGCGAAGACATCGGCAATGCCGACCCTCGCGCCTTGAGCCTGTGCCTGGCGGCCTGGGACGTGCAGGAACGCCTCGGCAGCCCGGAAGGCGAGCTGGCGGTGGCCCAGGCCATTACCTACCTGGCCTGCGCGCCCAAAAGCAACGCGGTGTACATGGGCTTCAAGTCGGCGCTGCGCGCGGCGGCCGAACACGGTTCCCTCGAAGTGCCGATACACTTGCGCAACGCGCCGACCAAGTTGATGAAGCAGTTGGGTTACGGTGATGAGTATCGCTATGCCCATGATGAGCCCGACGCTTACGCGGCCGGCGAAGACTACTTCCCCGATGAACTGGAGCCGCTGGCGCTGTATCAGCCGGTGCCCCGTGGCCTGGAGCTGAAGATCGGCGAAAAGCTCAACCATCTGGCCCAGCTCGACCGTCTCAGCCCACGGCAGCGGAGAAAGTAG
- the lolA gene encoding outer membrane lipoprotein chaperone LolA → MRIIRMLLLPALALTAVSAHADPASVASLKNLLDKSQTLTARFSQLTLDAGGTQLQETAGEMAVQRPGLFYWHTEGKAEQTIVSDGQKVTLWDPDLEQATIKKLDPRLNQTPALLLSGDVSKINDSFDITSKQTSNVIEFTLKPKSKDTLFDSLQLSFGNGVINNMRLIDSVGQRTDILFSGVKANQPVPASKFKFDIPKGADVIQE, encoded by the coding sequence ATGCGCATTATCCGCATGCTGTTGTTGCCGGCACTGGCCCTGACCGCTGTTTCGGCCCACGCTGACCCGGCTTCCGTGGCCAGCCTGAAGAACCTGCTGGACAAATCCCAGACCCTGACGGCGCGCTTTTCCCAGCTGACCCTGGACGCCGGTGGCACCCAGTTGCAGGAAACCGCGGGTGAAATGGCCGTGCAGCGCCCTGGCCTGTTCTACTGGCACACCGAAGGCAAGGCCGAGCAGACCATCGTTTCCGACGGCCAGAAAGTGACCCTGTGGGACCCGGACCTGGAACAGGCGACCATCAAGAAGCTCGACCCACGGCTGAACCAGACGCCGGCGCTGCTGCTGTCGGGCGATGTATCGAAGATCAACGACAGCTTCGACATCACCTCCAAGCAAACCAGCAACGTGATCGAATTCACCCTGAAGCCCAAGTCCAAGGACACGCTGTTCGACAGCCTGCAACTGTCTTTTGGGAACGGCGTGATCAACAACATGCGTTTGATCGACAGCGTCGGCCAGCGCACCGATATCCTGTTCTCCGGGGTCAAGGCCAACCAGCCGGTGCCCGCCTCCAAGTTCAAGTTCGACATCCCCAAGGGTGCCGACGTGATCCAGGAATAA
- a CDS encoding DNA translocase FtsK — MKKSAATPKAAVVPAWRQHLHYRLKEGALIAIGALCLFLMMALLTYGKDDPGWSHNSKIDDVQNFGGPVGSYSADILFMILGYFAYIFPLLLAIKTWQIFRQRHEPWQWSGWLFSWRLIGLVFLVLSGAALAHIHFHAPTGLPAGAGGALGESLGDLARRTLNIQGSTLMFIALFLFGLTVFTDLSWFKVMDVTGKITLDLLELFQGAANRWWAARVERKQMVAQLREVDTRVNEVVAPSTPDRREQAKVKERLIEREQALSKHMSDREKQVPPVIAPAPPKAPEPSHRVQKEKQAPLFIDSAVEGTLPPISILDPAEKKQLNYSPESLAAVGHLLEIKLKEFGVEVSVDSIHPGPVITRYEIQPAAGVKVSRISNLAKDLARSLAVTSVRVVEVIPGKTTVGIEIPNEDRQIVRFSEVLSTPEYDNFKSPVTLALGHDIGGKPVITDLAKMPHLLVAGTTGSGKSVGVNAMILSILFKSGPDDAKLIMIDPKMLELSIYEGIPHLLCPVVTDMKDAANALRWSVAEMERRYKLMAKMGVRNLSGFNAKVKEAQDAGTPLTDPLYKRESIHDEAPLLTKLPTIVVVVDEFADMMMIVGKKVEELIARIAQKARAAGIHLILATQRPSVDVITGLIKANIPTRMAFQVSSKIDSRTIIDQGGAEQLLGHGDMLYMPPGTSLPIRVHGAFVSDDEVHRVVEAWKLRGAPEYNDDILAGVEEAGSGFDGGSGGGGDDDAETDALYDEAVAFVLESRRASISAVQRKLKIGYNRAARMIEAMENAGVVTAMNTNGSREVIAPGQMRD; from the coding sequence TTGAAGAAATCCGCCGCAACACCCAAAGCAGCAGTCGTGCCGGCCTGGCGCCAGCACCTGCATTACCGACTCAAGGAAGGCGCGCTGATCGCTATCGGCGCGCTGTGCCTGTTCCTGATGATGGCCTTGCTCACGTATGGCAAGGACGATCCCGGCTGGAGCCATAACAGCAAAATCGACGATGTGCAGAATTTCGGTGGCCCTGTGGGTTCCTACAGCGCCGATATCCTGTTCATGATCCTCGGTTATTTCGCCTACATCTTTCCGCTGCTGCTGGCGATCAAGACCTGGCAGATCTTCCGCCAGCGTCATGAGCCGTGGCAGTGGAGCGGCTGGCTGTTCTCCTGGCGCCTGATCGGGCTGGTGTTCCTGGTGTTGTCCGGCGCGGCGCTGGCGCATATCCATTTCCATGCGCCCACCGGCCTGCCAGCGGGCGCGGGCGGGGCGCTGGGCGAAAGCCTGGGCGATCTGGCGCGCCGCACCCTGAACATCCAGGGCAGCACACTGATGTTCATCGCGCTGTTCCTGTTCGGTCTCACGGTATTCACTGACCTGTCATGGTTCAAGGTGATGGACGTGACCGGCAAGATCACCCTCGACCTGCTCGAATTGTTCCAGGGTGCCGCCAACCGCTGGTGGGCCGCGCGTGTCGAGCGCAAGCAGATGGTTGCCCAATTGCGCGAAGTGGACACCCGCGTCAACGAGGTGGTGGCCCCAAGCACGCCGGATCGTCGCGAGCAGGCCAAGGTCAAGGAGCGCCTGATCGAGCGCGAACAGGCCCTGAGCAAGCACATGTCGGATCGTGAGAAGCAGGTGCCTCCGGTGATCGCTCCCGCGCCGCCCAAGGCGCCGGAGCCAAGCCATCGCGTGCAGAAAGAGAAGCAGGCGCCGCTGTTCATCGACAGCGCCGTCGAAGGCACCTTGCCACCGATCTCGATCCTCGATCCGGCGGAAAAGAAACAGCTCAACTACTCGCCGGAATCCCTGGCGGCCGTCGGCCACCTGCTGGAAATCAAGCTCAAGGAATTCGGCGTCGAGGTGTCGGTGGACTCGATCCACCCAGGCCCGGTGATTACCCGCTACGAGATCCAGCCGGCCGCGGGCGTCAAGGTCAGCCGTATTTCCAACCTGGCCAAGGACCTGGCCCGTTCCCTGGCCGTGACCAGCGTGCGCGTGGTGGAAGTGATTCCCGGCAAGACCACCGTGGGTATCGAGATTCCCAACGAAGACCGCCAGATCGTGCGCTTCTCCGAGGTGCTGTCGACCCCGGAATACGACAACTTCAAATCGCCGGTCACCCTGGCCCTCGGCCATGACATCGGCGGCAAGCCGGTGATCACCGACCTGGCGAAGATGCCGCACCTGCTGGTGGCCGGTACCACCGGTTCCGGTAAGTCGGTGGGTGTGAACGCGATGATCCTGTCGATCCTGTTCAAGTCGGGTCCGGATGACGCCAAGCTGATCATGATCGACCCGAAAATGCTTGAGCTGTCGATCTACGAAGGCATCCCGCACCTGCTGTGCCCGGTGGTAACCGACATGAAGGACGCCGCCAACGCCCTGCGCTGGAGCGTCGCCGAGATGGAACGTCGCTACAAGCTGATGGCGAAGATGGGCGTGCGTAACCTGTCCGGCTTCAATGCCAAGGTCAAGGAAGCCCAGGACGCCGGCACACCGCTGACCGACCCGCTGTACAAGCGCGAAAGCATTCACGATGAAGCGCCGCTGCTGACCAAGCTGCCGACCATCGTGGTGGTGGTCGACGAATTCGCCGACATGATGATGATCGTCGGCAAGAAGGTCGAAGAACTGATCGCGCGTATCGCCCAGAAGGCACGTGCGGCCGGGATCCACCTGATCCTCGCCACACAGCGGCCGTCGGTGGACGTGATCACCGGCCTGATCAAGGCCAACATCCCCACGCGCATGGCGTTCCAGGTGTCGAGCAAGATCGACTCGCGGACCATCATTGACCAGGGCGGCGCCGAGCAACTGCTGGGCCACGGTGACATGCTCTACATGCCGCCCGGCACCAGCCTGCCGATCCGTGTCCACGGTGCCTTCGTTTCCGACGATGAAGTGCATCGCGTGGTGGAAGCCTGGAAACTGCGTGGCGCGCCGGAATATAACGACGACATTCTTGCCGGCGTTGAAGAAGCCGGCAGCGGCTTTGATGGCGGCAGCGGTGGTGGCGGCGACGATGACGCCGAAACCGATGCGCTGTACGACGAAGCCGTGGCGTTCGTGCTGGAAAGCCGCCGCGCGTCGATTTCCGCCGTGCAACGCAAGCTGAAGATCGGCTACAACCGCGCCGCCCGCATGATCGAAGCCATGGAAAACGCTGGCGTCGTCACCGCAATGAACACCAACGGCTCGCGTGAAGTCATCGCCCCCGGGCAGATGCGCGACTGA
- the aat gene encoding leucyl/phenylalanyl-tRNA--protein transferase produces the protein MLTWLQRDTLTFPPLAKAMREPNGLLAAGGDLSAERLIQAYRHGCFPWFSEGQPILWWSPDPRTVIFPDELHVSRSLGKLLRQQRYSVTFDQDFAAVIRACAAPRTYADGTWITEGIQSAYLELHQRGYAHSVEVWDQGELVGGLYGLAMGQLFFGESMFSRADNASKFGFATLTRQLQAWGFVLIDCQMPNDHLHSLGARAIPRSEFAQFLRDHLDQPSSGPWVS, from the coding sequence ATGCTGACCTGGTTACAACGCGACACCCTGACTTTTCCGCCACTGGCCAAGGCCATGCGCGAACCCAACGGCCTGCTTGCCGCCGGTGGCGACCTTTCAGCCGAGCGGCTGATTCAGGCCTATCGTCACGGCTGCTTTCCCTGGTTCTCCGAAGGCCAGCCGATCCTCTGGTGGTCGCCGGACCCACGTACGGTGATATTTCCCGACGAGCTGCACGTCTCGCGCAGTCTTGGCAAATTATTGCGCCAGCAGCGCTATAGCGTGACCTTCGATCAGGATTTCGCCGCAGTGATCCGGGCCTGCGCTGCGCCGCGCACCTACGCGGATGGCACCTGGATCACTGAAGGCATCCAGAGCGCCTATTTGGAGCTGCATCAGCGCGGTTACGCCCACTCCGTAGAGGTGTGGGACCAGGGTGAGCTGGTCGGCGGCCTGTATGGCCTGGCCATGGGCCAATTGTTTTTTGGCGAGTCCATGTTCAGCCGCGCCGACAACGCCTCGAAATTCGGCTTCGCCACGCTGACCCGGCAATTGCAGGCGTGGGGCTTTGTGCTGATCGACTGCCAGATGCCCAATGACCACCTGCACAGCCTGGGCGCACGCGCCATACCGCGCAGTGAATTCGCGCAGTTCCTGCGCGATCATCTGGACCAGCCCAGCTCTGGGCCGTGGGTTTCTTAG
- a CDS encoding arginyltransferase, whose amino-acid sequence MTELARLKFYATQAHSCSYLPDEQATTLFLDPSQPMDVHVYADLSEMGFRRSGDHLYRPHCQNCNACVPARIPVAQFLPDRNQKRILKRNADLTVNAVKPQYSEEYFDLYQRYIEQRHADGDMFPPSRDQFSTFLVRDLPFSRFYEFRLNGRLVAVAVTDLLPNGLSAVYTFYEPAEERRSLGRFAILWQIGEALRLELEAVYLGYWIKNCKKMNYKTQYRPIELLINQRWVTLN is encoded by the coding sequence ATGACCGAGCTGGCGCGCTTGAAGTTCTATGCCACTCAAGCCCACTCTTGCAGCTATCTGCCCGACGAGCAGGCCACCACGCTGTTCCTCGATCCCAGCCAGCCCATGGACGTGCATGTGTACGCCGACCTGTCCGAGATGGGTTTCCGGCGCAGCGGCGATCATCTGTACCGCCCTCACTGCCAGAACTGCAATGCGTGCGTGCCGGCGCGTATTCCGGTGGCGCAGTTTTTACCGGATCGCAACCAGAAACGCATTCTCAAGCGTAATGCCGACCTGACGGTGAACGCGGTCAAGCCGCAGTACAGCGAAGAATATTTCGATCTTTATCAACGCTACATCGAACAACGCCACGCCGACGGCGATATGTTCCCGCCCAGCCGCGATCAATTTTCCACATTCCTGGTGCGCGACCTGCCTTTTTCGCGCTTCTACGAATTCCGCCTCAACGGACGGCTGGTTGCGGTGGCGGTGACCGACCTGCTGCCCAATGGCCTGTCGGCGGTGTACACCTTCTATGAACCCGCCGAAGAGCGCCGCAGCCTGGGGCGCTTTGCCATTCTTTGGCAAATCGGTGAAGCGCTGCGCCTGGAACTTGAGGCGGTGTACCTCGGATACTGGATCAAGAACTGCAAAAAGATGAACTACAAGACCCAATATCGGCCCATTGAGCTGCTGATTAATCAAAGATGGGTCACGCTTAACTAG
- the infA gene encoding translation initiation factor IF-1: protein MSKEDSFEMEGTVVDTLPNTMFRVELENGHVVTAHISGKMRKNYIRILTGDKVRVELTPYDLSKGRITYRAR from the coding sequence ATGTCGAAAGAAGACAGCTTCGAAATGGAAGGCACTGTCGTCGACACCCTGCCCAACACCATGTTTCGTGTGGAGTTGGAAAATGGGCACGTCGTAACCGCGCATATCTCCGGCAAGATGCGCAAGAACTACATTCGTATTCTTACCGGTGACAAAGTGCGCGTCGAGCTGACGCCCTATGACTTGAGCAAAGGGCGCATCACTTACCGCGCTCGCTAA
- the clpA gene encoding ATP-dependent Clp protease ATP-binding subunit ClpA has product MLNRELEVTLNLAFKEARSKRHEFMTVEHLLLALLDNEAAATVLRACGANLDKLKHDLQEFIDSTTPLIPVHDEDRETQPTLGFQRVLQRAVFHVQSSGKREVTGANVLVAIFSEQESQAVFLLKQQSVARIDVVNYIAHGISKVPGHGDHSEGEQDMQDDEGGESSSSSNPLDAYASNLNELARQGRIDPLVGRELEVERVAQILARRRKNNPLLVGEAGVGKTAIAEGLAKRIVDNQVPDLLANSVVYSLDLGALLAGTKYRGDFEKRFKALLGELKKRPQAILFIDEIHTIIGAGAASGGVMDASNLLKPLLSSGDIRCIGSTTFQEFRGIFEKDRALARRFQKVDVSEPSVEDTIGILRGLKGRFEAHHGIEYTDEALRSAAELASRYINDRHMPDKAIDVIDEAGAYQRLQPVEKRVKRIDVPQVEDIVAKIARIPPKHVTSSDKELLRNLERDLKLTVFGQDAAIDSLSTAIKLSRAGLKSPDKPVGSFLFAGPTGVGKTEAARQLAKAMGIELVRFDMSEYMERHTVSRLIGAPPGYVGFDQGGLLTEAITKQPHCVLLLDEIEKAHPEVFNLLLQVMDHGTLTDNNGRKADFRNVIVIMTTNAGAETAARASIGFTHQDHSSDAMEVIKKSFTPEFRNRLDTIIQFGRLSHEVIKSVVDKFLTELQAQLEDKRVQLEVTDAARNWLAEGGYDAAMGARPMARLIQDKIKRPLAEEILFGELSDHGGVVHIDLKDGELTFEFETTAEMA; this is encoded by the coding sequence ATGTTAAACCGCGAGCTCGAAGTCACCCTCAATCTTGCCTTCAAGGAGGCTCGTTCGAAACGTCATGAATTCATGACCGTCGAACACCTGCTGCTGGCACTTTTGGATAACGAAGCTGCCGCCACCGTTCTGCGTGCGTGCGGCGCCAACCTCGACAAACTCAAGCATGACCTGCAGGAGTTTATCGACTCCACCACGCCACTGATCCCCGTGCATGACGAGGACCGTGAGACCCAGCCAACCCTGGGCTTCCAGCGGGTATTGCAGCGTGCTGTATTCCACGTACAGAGCTCCGGTAAGCGTGAAGTCACGGGCGCCAACGTGCTGGTGGCGATTTTCAGCGAGCAGGAAAGCCAGGCCGTGTTCCTGCTCAAGCAGCAGAGCGTTGCCCGTATCGATGTCGTTAATTACATCGCCCACGGTATCTCCAAGGTGCCTGGGCACGGCGATCATTCCGAGGGTGAGCAGGATATGCAGGACGATGAGGGCGGTGAGTCTTCTTCTTCAAGCAACCCGCTGGATGCCTATGCCAGCAACCTCAACGAGCTGGCGCGCCAGGGGCGGATCGATCCGCTGGTGGGGCGTGAACTCGAGGTTGAGCGCGTAGCGCAGATCCTCGCACGTCGTCGCAAGAACAACCCGTTGCTGGTAGGTGAAGCGGGCGTGGGTAAAACCGCGATCGCCGAGGGCCTGGCCAAGCGTATCGTCGACAATCAGGTGCCGGACCTGCTGGCCAACAGTGTCGTCTATTCCCTGGACCTGGGCGCCTTGCTCGCCGGAACCAAGTACCGTGGCGACTTCGAGAAGCGCTTCAAGGCGCTGCTCGGCGAGCTGAAAAAACGCCCGCAGGCGATCCTGTTCATCGACGAAATCCACACCATTATTGGTGCGGGTGCCGCATCGGGCGGGGTGATGGATGCGTCCAACCTGCTCAAGCCGCTGCTGTCGTCGGGTGATATCCGCTGCATTGGCTCGACCACGTTCCAGGAATTCCGTGGAATTTTCGAAAAAGACCGTGCCCTGGCGCGCCGCTTCCAGAAAGTCGACGTGTCCGAGCCTTCGGTTGAAGACACCATCGGCATTCTGCGCGGGCTCAAGGGTCGTTTCGAGGCGCACCACGGCATCGAGTACACCGATGAGGCCCTGCGTTCAGCCGCTGAGCTGGCGTCGCGCTACATCAATGATCGGCATATGCCGGACAAAGCGATCGATGTGATCGACGAGGCGGGTGCCTACCAGCGCCTGCAGCCGGTCGAGAAACGCGTGAAGCGCATCGACGTGCCTCAAGTCGAAGATATCGTGGCGAAAATTGCGCGGATTCCGCCAAAACACGTCACCAGTTCCGACAAGGAGCTGCTGCGTAACCTGGAGCGTGACCTCAAGCTGACCGTGTTTGGTCAGGATGCGGCCATCGACTCGTTGTCCACTGCGATCAAGTTGTCGCGTGCGGGCCTCAAGTCGCCGGACAAACCAGTTGGTTCATTCCTGTTCGCCGGCCCGACCGGCGTCGGCAAAACCGAAGCGGCGCGGCAGTTGGCCAAGGCCATGGGGATCGAGCTGGTGCGCTTCGACATGTCCGAATACATGGAGCGTCACACTGTGTCGCGCCTGATCGGTGCGCCTCCGGGCTATGTCGGCTTCGACCAGGGCGGCCTGTTGACCGAGGCGATCACCAAGCAGCCGCATTGCGTGCTGCTGCTCGATGAAATCGAAAAGGCGCATCCGGAAGTCTTCAACCTGCTGCTGCAGGTGATGGACCACGGCACCCTGACCGACAACAACGGGCGCAAGGCGGACTTCCGCAACGTGATCGTGATCATGACCACCAACGCCGGCGCTGAAACCGCTGCGCGGGCGTCGATCGGCTTTACCCATCAGGACCACTCTTCCGATGCGATGGAAGTGATCAAGAAGAGCTTCACGCCGGAGTTCCGCAACCGTCTGGACACCATTATCCAGTTTGGTCGCCTCAGCCACGAGGTCATCAAAAGTGTGGTGGACAAATTCCTCACCGAGCTTCAAGCGCAGTTGGAAGACAAGCGCGTGCAGCTGGAGGTGACGGATGCGGCGCGCAATTGGCTGGCCGAAGGCGGTTACGACGCGGCAATGGGCGCTCGCCCGATGGCGCGCCTGATCCAGGACAAGATCAAGCGGCCGCTGGCCGAAGAGATCCTGTTCGGCGAGCTTTCCGACCATGGCGGCGTGGTGCATATCGACCTGAAGGATGGCGAGCTGACCTTCGAGTTCGAAACCACGGCTGAAATGGCCTGA